From the genome of Bubalus bubalis isolate 160015118507 breed Murrah chromosome 2, NDDB_SH_1, whole genome shotgun sequence, one region includes:
- the LOC102398139 gene encoding intestinal-type alkaline phosphatase-like isoform X1: MQGACVLLLLGLRLQLSLGLVPVEEEDPTFWNRQAAQALDVAKKLQPIQTAAKNVILFLGDGMGVSTVTATRILKGQMAGKPGPETPLAMDQFPYMALSKTYNVDRDVPDSAGTTTAYLCGVKTRMKVIGVSAAAQFNQCNTTYGNEVTSVMNRAKKAGKSVGVVTTTTVQHASPAGAYAHTVNRNWYSDANMPAEAKREGCQDIATQMVYNMDIDVILGGGRKYMFPEGTPDPEYPENSRQNGVRKDKRNLVQEWQAKHQGAQYVWNRTALLQAANDSSVTHLMGLFEPGDMTYDIHRDHIKDPSLEEMTEAAVRVLSRNPQGFFLFVEGGRIDHGHHESIAYRALTEAVMFDNAIAKASQLTSEADTLTLVTADHSHVFTFGGYPLRGTSIFGLADGKAKDGKSYTTLLYGNGPGHRLVMGSRPDVNEKESMDPEYRQQSAVPLWGETHAGEDVAVFARGPWAHLVHGVQEQTFVAHVMAFAACVEPYTTYCHPHPHSGPSDTAHQAACPSSLALLAGALLLLLVPTLH; encoded by the exons ATGCAGGGGGCCTGTGTGCTGCTGCTTCTGGGCCTGCGGCTACAGCTCTCCCTCGGCCTCGTCCCAG TTGAGGAGGAAGACCCCACCTTCTGGAACCGCCAGGCAGCCCAGGCTCTTGATGTGGCTAAGAAGCTGCAGCCCATCCAGACAGCCGCCAAGAATGTCATCCTCTTCTTGGGCGATG GGATGGGGGTTTCCACGGTGACAGCCACTCGGATCCTAAAGGGGCAGATGGCTGGCAAGCCAGGCCCTGAGACACCCCTGGCCATGGACCAGTTCCCCTACATGGCTCTGTCCAAG ACATACAACGTGGACAGAGATGTGCCCGACAGCGCAGGCACGACCACTGCCTACCTGTGTGGGGTCAAGACCCGTATGAAGGTCATCGGTGTAAGTGCAGCCGCCCAATTTAATCAGTGTAACACGACATATGGGAACGAGGTCACATCTGTGATGAACCGGGCCAAGAAAGCAG GGAAGTCAGTGGGAGTGGTGACCACCACCACGGTGCAGCACGCCTCCCCAGCCGGGGCCTACGCACACACTGTGAACCGAAACTGGTATTCTGATGCTAATATGCCTGCCGAGGCCAAGAGGGAGGGCTGCCAGGACATTGCCACACAGATGGTCTACAACATGGACATTGAC GTGATCCTGGGTGGAGGCCGAAAGTACATGTTTCCTGAGGGAACCCCAGACCCTGAATACCCAGAAAATAGCAGACAGAATGGAGTCCGGAAGGACAAGCGGAATCTGGTGCAGGAGTGGCAGGCCAAGCACCAG GGAGCCCAGTATGTGTGGAACCGCACGGCGCTCCTTCAGGCGGCCAATGACTCCAGTGTAACACACCTCATGG GCCTCTTTGAGCCAGGAGATATGACCTATGACATCCACCGAGACCACATCAAGGACCCATCCCTGGAGGAGATGACGGAGGCAGCCGTGCGTGTGCTGAGCAGAAACCCTCAGGGCTTCTTCCTCTTCGTGGAGG GAGGCCGCATTGACCACGGTCACCATGAAAGCATAGCTTATCGGGCACTGACCGAGGCGGTCATGTTCGACAATGCCATCGCCAAGGCTAGCCAGCTCACCAGTGAAGCAGACACACTGACCCTTGTCACCGCCGACCACTCCCATGTCTTCACTTTCGGTGGCTACCCACTTCGTGGGACCTCCATTTTTG GGCTGGCTGATGGCAAGGCCAAAGATGGCAAGTCCTATACCACCCTCCTCTATGGCAACGGCCCGGGGCACCGGCTGGTCATGGGCTCACGACCTGATGTGAATGAAAAGGAGAGCA TGGACCCCGAGTACCGGCAGCAATCTGCAGTGCCCCTATGGGGTGAGACCCACGCCGGTGAGGATGTGGCAGTGTTTGCACGAGGCCCGTGGGCACACCTGGTGCACGGCGTGCAGGAGCAGACCTTCGTGGCGCATGTCATGGCCTTTGCTGCCTGCGTGGAGCCCTACACCACCTACTGCCACCCTCACCCCCATAGTGGTCCCTCGGACactgcccaccaggctgcctGCCCATCCTCACTGGC
- the LOC102398139 gene encoding intestinal-type alkaline phosphatase-like isoform X2 → MQGACVLLLLGLRLQLSLGLVPVEEEDPTFWNRQAAQALDVAKKLQPIQTAAKNVILFLGDGMGVSTVTATRILKGQMAGKPGPETPLAMDQFPYMALSKTYNVDRDVPDSAGTTTAYLCGVKTRMKVIGVSAAAQFNQCNTTYGNEVTSVMNRAKKAGKSVGVVTTTTVQHASPAGAYAHTVNRNWYSDANMPAEAKREGCQDIATQMVYNMDIDVILGGGRKYMFPEGTPDPEYPENSRQNGVRKDKRNLVQEWQAKHQGAQYVWNRTALLQAANDSSVTHLMGLFEPGDMTYDIHRDHIKDPSLEEMTEAAVRVLSRNPQGFFLFVEGGRIDHGHHESIAYRALTEAVMFDNAIAKASQLTSEADTLTLVTADHSHVFTFGGYPLRGTSIFGLADGKAKDGKSYTTLLYGNGPGHRLVMGSRPDVNEKESTLPEDQAGTRGVPQGTGTYLDPHWGLPGGIASGCVTSGRRGSRRCGF, encoded by the exons ATGCAGGGGGCCTGTGTGCTGCTGCTTCTGGGCCTGCGGCTACAGCTCTCCCTCGGCCTCGTCCCAG TTGAGGAGGAAGACCCCACCTTCTGGAACCGCCAGGCAGCCCAGGCTCTTGATGTGGCTAAGAAGCTGCAGCCCATCCAGACAGCCGCCAAGAATGTCATCCTCTTCTTGGGCGATG GGATGGGGGTTTCCACGGTGACAGCCACTCGGATCCTAAAGGGGCAGATGGCTGGCAAGCCAGGCCCTGAGACACCCCTGGCCATGGACCAGTTCCCCTACATGGCTCTGTCCAAG ACATACAACGTGGACAGAGATGTGCCCGACAGCGCAGGCACGACCACTGCCTACCTGTGTGGGGTCAAGACCCGTATGAAGGTCATCGGTGTAAGTGCAGCCGCCCAATTTAATCAGTGTAACACGACATATGGGAACGAGGTCACATCTGTGATGAACCGGGCCAAGAAAGCAG GGAAGTCAGTGGGAGTGGTGACCACCACCACGGTGCAGCACGCCTCCCCAGCCGGGGCCTACGCACACACTGTGAACCGAAACTGGTATTCTGATGCTAATATGCCTGCCGAGGCCAAGAGGGAGGGCTGCCAGGACATTGCCACACAGATGGTCTACAACATGGACATTGAC GTGATCCTGGGTGGAGGCCGAAAGTACATGTTTCCTGAGGGAACCCCAGACCCTGAATACCCAGAAAATAGCAGACAGAATGGAGTCCGGAAGGACAAGCGGAATCTGGTGCAGGAGTGGCAGGCCAAGCACCAG GGAGCCCAGTATGTGTGGAACCGCACGGCGCTCCTTCAGGCGGCCAATGACTCCAGTGTAACACACCTCATGG GCCTCTTTGAGCCAGGAGATATGACCTATGACATCCACCGAGACCACATCAAGGACCCATCCCTGGAGGAGATGACGGAGGCAGCCGTGCGTGTGCTGAGCAGAAACCCTCAGGGCTTCTTCCTCTTCGTGGAGG GAGGCCGCATTGACCACGGTCACCATGAAAGCATAGCTTATCGGGCACTGACCGAGGCGGTCATGTTCGACAATGCCATCGCCAAGGCTAGCCAGCTCACCAGTGAAGCAGACACACTGACCCTTGTCACCGCCGACCACTCCCATGTCTTCACTTTCGGTGGCTACCCACTTCGTGGGACCTCCATTTTTG GGCTGGCTGATGGCAAGGCCAAAGATGGCAAGTCCTATACCACCCTCCTCTATGGCAACGGCCCGGGGCACCGGCTGGTCATGGGCTCACGACCTGATGTGAATGAAAAGGAGAGCA